One window of Cellulomonas shaoxiangyii genomic DNA carries:
- the pyk gene encoding pyruvate kinase produces the protein MRRAKIVCTIGPATESAEQVQALVDAGMDVARLNRSHGDTEVHKRVYDNVRAAAKASGRSVAVLVDLQGPKIRLGRFVEGKHDLSVGDTFVITTDDVEGTKERVSTTFKGLPGDVNPGDPILIDDGKVLVRVTAVEGNDVITRVEVPGPVSNNKGLNLPGVAVSVPAMSDKDEEDLRWALNVGADIIALSFVRSAADYDDVRRIMEEEGRVVPVVAKIEKPQAVENLTEIVQAFDGIMVARGDLGVELPLEQVPLVQKRAVELARRNAKPVIVATQVLESMITSPRPTRAEASDCANAVLDGADAVMLSGETSVGDYPIEAVRTMARIIESTEELGRERIAPLGSVPSTRGGAITRAAAEIGEVIGVKYLVTFTQSGDSARRMSRLRSSIPLLAFTPEESVRNLLSLSWGVQTYQVPEVESTDVMVSQVDQTLRANGLAEVGDYVVVVAGTPVGVVGSTNTVVVHKIGDEEQTRTRIA, from the coding sequence ATGCGTAGAGCCAAGATCGTCTGCACCATCGGCCCCGCCACGGAGTCGGCCGAGCAGGTCCAGGCCCTCGTCGACGCGGGGATGGACGTCGCCCGCCTGAACCGCAGCCACGGCGACACCGAGGTGCACAAGCGCGTGTACGACAACGTGCGTGCCGCCGCGAAGGCCTCGGGTCGCTCGGTGGCCGTCCTCGTCGACCTCCAGGGCCCCAAGATCCGCCTCGGCCGGTTCGTCGAGGGCAAGCACGACCTGTCGGTCGGCGACACCTTCGTCATCACCACGGACGACGTCGAGGGCACCAAGGAGCGCGTCTCCACCACGTTCAAGGGTCTGCCGGGCGACGTGAACCCCGGCGACCCCATCCTCATCGACGACGGCAAGGTGCTCGTGCGCGTCACGGCCGTCGAGGGCAACGACGTCATCACGCGCGTCGAGGTCCCGGGCCCGGTCTCGAACAACAAGGGCCTGAACCTCCCGGGCGTCGCCGTCTCCGTGCCCGCCATGAGCGACAAGGACGAGGAGGACCTGCGCTGGGCCCTCAACGTCGGCGCGGACATCATCGCGCTGTCGTTCGTCCGCAGCGCGGCCGACTACGACGACGTGCGCCGGATCATGGAGGAGGAGGGCCGGGTCGTCCCGGTCGTCGCCAAGATCGAGAAGCCGCAGGCCGTCGAGAACCTCACCGAGATCGTCCAGGCGTTCGACGGGATCATGGTCGCCCGCGGCGACCTCGGCGTCGAGCTGCCGCTCGAGCAGGTGCCGCTCGTGCAGAAGCGCGCGGTCGAGCTCGCGCGCCGCAACGCCAAGCCGGTCATCGTCGCCACGCAGGTGCTCGAGTCGATGATCACGAGCCCGCGCCCCACGCGTGCCGAGGCGTCCGACTGCGCGAACGCGGTGCTCGACGGTGCCGACGCGGTCATGCTCTCGGGCGAGACGAGCGTCGGTGACTACCCGATCGAGGCGGTCCGCACGATGGCCCGCATCATCGAGAGCACCGAGGAGCTCGGTCGCGAGCGCATCGCGCCGCTCGGCTCGGTGCCGTCGACGCGCGGTGGCGCGATCACGCGGGCGGCCGCCGAGATCGGCGAGGTCATCGGGGTCAAGTACCTCGTGACGTTCACGCAGTCCGGCGACTCCGCACGTCGCATGTCGCGCCTGCGCTCGTCGATCCCCCTGCTCGCGTTCACGCCCGAGGAGTCGGTGCGCAACCTGCTCTCCCTCTCGTGGGGCGTGCAGACGTACCAGGTGCCCGAGGTCGAGAGCACGGACGTCATGGTCAGCCAGGTGGACCAGACGCTGCGTGCCAACGGCCTCGCCGAGGTGGGCGACTACGTCGTCGTCGTCGCCGGTACGCCGGTGGGCGTCGTCGGGTCGACCAACACGGTCGTCGTCCACAAGATCGGCGACGAGGAGCAGACCCGCACCCGCATCGCCTGA
- a CDS encoding MBL fold metallo-hydrolase codes for MLTTDVAPGVHRLAHAYVNCYLVEGDDGRLTIVDTGLPDTWPLLGHAVRALGRRPDDVAAVVLTHAHFDHTGSAAAAQRRLGVPIWVHPEDATLAAHPYRYLHERPRAAYPVRHPLGLVPLTAMLAAGAWRVRGVTGTTPIRPDEALPVPGGPRVVLSPGHTLGHVALHLPDRDALISGDALVTLDPYTYGRGPQIVAGAATADSAQALASLDALAATGAGVVLPGHGDPWTEGIASAVEHARRVGPH; via the coding sequence ATGCTGACGACCGACGTCGCACCCGGGGTCCACCGGCTCGCGCACGCCTACGTGAACTGCTACCTCGTCGAGGGTGACGACGGGCGCCTGACGATCGTCGACACCGGCCTGCCCGACACCTGGCCGCTGCTGGGTCACGCCGTCCGTGCCCTCGGCCGGCGCCCGGACGACGTCGCGGCCGTGGTCCTCACCCACGCGCACTTCGACCACACGGGCTCGGCCGCCGCGGCGCAGCGCCGGCTCGGCGTGCCGATCTGGGTGCACCCCGAGGACGCCACGCTGGCGGCCCACCCCTACCGGTACCTGCACGAGCGCCCGCGCGCCGCGTACCCGGTGCGCCACCCGCTCGGCCTCGTGCCGCTCACGGCCATGCTCGCGGCGGGCGCGTGGCGCGTGCGGGGCGTGACCGGCACGACGCCCATCCGCCCCGACGAGGCGCTGCCCGTGCCGGGCGGGCCGCGCGTCGTGCTCTCCCCCGGCCACACCCTCGGGCACGTCGCCCTGCACCTGCCCGACCGCGACGCGCTGATCTCCGGCGACGCGCTCGTCACGCTGGACCCGTACACCTACGGTCGGGGCCCGCAGATCGTGGCGGGCGCCGCCACGGCGGACAGCGCGCAGGCGCTCGCGTCGCTCGACGCGCTCGCCGCGACGGGGGCCGGGGTCGTGCTGCCCGGGCACGGCGACCCGTGGACCGAGGGCATCGCGTCGGCGGTCGAGCACGCGCGCCGGGTGGGCCCGCACTGA
- a CDS encoding ANTAR domain-containing response regulator, whose translation MTTDATPEPTEDAARGLDLPTGEPAPAAPRPAGGRPARRAVVAEDEALIRMDVVETLTEAGFEVVGEAGDGERAVELATELKPDVVVMDVKMPVLDGISAAERIAKAHLAPVVLLTAFSQTELVERARDAGAMAYVVKPFSPADLLPAVEIAISRYSQITALESEVADLAERFETRKRVDRAKGLLMTKMGLTEPESFRWIQKTSMDRRLTMREVADAVIEQVGGASS comes from the coding sequence GTGACCACGGACGCCACCCCCGAGCCCACCGAGGACGCCGCTCGCGGCCTGGACCTCCCGACCGGCGAGCCGGCCCCCGCCGCGCCGCGACCGGCCGGCGGTCGACCGGCGCGTCGTGCCGTCGTCGCGGAGGACGAGGCCCTGATCCGGATGGACGTCGTCGAGACGCTCACGGAGGCGGGCTTCGAGGTCGTGGGCGAGGCCGGGGACGGCGAGCGCGCCGTCGAGCTCGCGACCGAGCTGAAGCCGGACGTGGTGGTCATGGACGTCAAGATGCCGGTGCTCGACGGCATCTCCGCCGCGGAGCGCATCGCCAAGGCGCACCTCGCGCCGGTCGTGCTCCTCACGGCCTTCTCGCAGACCGAGCTCGTCGAGCGGGCGCGTGACGCCGGCGCGATGGCGTACGTCGTGAAGCCGTTCAGCCCCGCGGACCTCCTGCCGGCCGTCGAGATCGCGATCTCGCGCTACTCGCAGATCACCGCGCTCGAGTCCGAGGTCGCCGACCTCGCGGAGCGGTTCGAGACCCGCAAGCGCGTGGACCGCGCCAAGGGCCTGCTCATGACGAAGATGGGCCTGACGGAGCCGGAGTCGTTCCGCTGGATCCAGAAGACGTCGATGGACCGCCGCCTGACGATGCGCGAGGTCGCCGACGCCGTGATCGAGCAGGTGGGCGGCGCCTCCTCCTGA
- a CDS encoding ABC transporter substrate-binding protein, whose protein sequence is MIRRTHAGRAVAVTGALVLALTACSGGTDEAGGGETTDSGSGSGEPLHIGTLLPVTGSLAQLGPPEIAGVDLAIAEINEAGGLFGADVEVTHTDSSDANNAPVSTASAQELISAGASVVIGAASSSVTLNVVDDITGAGVVQISPANTATNLSGYSDFYFRTAPPDSVQGDVLGNLIISDGASNVGILVFNDSYGTSLRDVVAGVVTDAGGTVVYGAEGQEFDPAEQNFSTIVGDAIASSPDAIAILAFTDQTPLVVRELVAQGWDMSKTYFVDGNLQNFGTEGETGFPAGTLEGAQGTLPGAFPSEEFQARMLEVDPELSEYSYGPESYDATILAALAALKGGASDGETIQANLAAVSGADGGEECTGFQECADLIEAGEDVAYQAVSGVGPFNEANDPSSAFIGIYKFGGDNTYTFSRSEEGEVPAS, encoded by the coding sequence ATGATTCGTAGGACACACGCAGGACGTGCCGTGGCAGTGACCGGCGCGCTCGTTCTCGCGCTCACTGCCTGCTCGGGCGGTACCGACGAGGCCGGCGGCGGTGAGACGACGGACTCCGGCAGCGGAAGCGGTGAGCCGCTGCACATCGGCACCCTCCTCCCCGTCACGGGCTCGCTCGCGCAGCTCGGCCCGCCGGAGATCGCGGGCGTCGACCTCGCCATCGCGGAGATCAACGAGGCCGGCGGCCTGTTCGGCGCCGACGTCGAGGTCACGCACACGGACTCGTCCGACGCGAACAACGCCCCGGTCTCGACGGCCTCGGCGCAGGAGCTCATCTCCGCCGGCGCCTCGGTCGTGATCGGTGCCGCGTCGTCCTCGGTGACGCTCAACGTCGTCGACGACATCACGGGCGCCGGCGTCGTGCAGATCTCGCCGGCCAACACGGCGACGAACCTGTCCGGGTACTCCGACTTCTACTTCCGCACCGCGCCGCCGGACTCCGTCCAGGGCGACGTGCTCGGCAACCTCATCATCTCGGACGGCGCCAGCAACGTCGGCATCCTCGTCTTCAACGACTCCTACGGCACGTCGCTGCGCGACGTGGTCGCGGGCGTCGTGACGGACGCCGGCGGGACGGTGGTCTACGGCGCGGAGGGGCAGGAGTTCGACCCAGCCGAGCAGAACTTCTCGACCATCGTCGGCGACGCGATCGCGTCCAGCCCGGACGCCATCGCGATCCTGGCGTTCACGGACCAGACCCCGCTCGTCGTGCGCGAGCTCGTCGCGCAGGGCTGGGACATGAGCAAGACGTACTTCGTCGACGGCAACCTGCAGAACTTCGGCACCGAGGGCGAGACCGGCTTCCCCGCCGGGACGCTCGAGGGCGCGCAGGGCACCCTGCCGGGTGCGTTCCCGTCGGAGGAGTTCCAGGCCCGGATGCTGGAGGTGGACCCGGAGCTCTCCGAGTACTCCTACGGTCCGGAGTCGTACGACGCGACCATCCTCGCCGCGCTGGCGGCACTCAAGGGCGGCGCGTCCGACGGCGAGACGATCCAGGCGAACCTGGCGGCGGTCTCGGGTGCGGACGGCGGCGAGGAGTGCACCGGGTTCCAGGAGTGCGCCGACCTCATCGAGGCCGGTGAGGACGTGGCGTACCAGGCGGTGTCGGGCGTCGGTCCGTTCAACGAGGCGAACGACCCGTCGTCGGCGTTCATCGGGATCTACAAGTTCGGTGGCGACAACACGTACACGTTCAGCCGCTCGGAGGAGGGCGAGGTCCCCGCGAGCTGA
- a CDS encoding ABC transporter ATP-binding protein: MTETTAPVVHRGAPAGEPLLHADDLVAGYLPGVNILEGCSLVLHPGELVGIIGPNGAGKSTLLKALFGLVGIRSGRLTLQGDDITNLRADALVRRGVGFVPQSNNVFPSLTIEENLQMGVFQTPQKFHERLEVVLHLFPELVKRRKQRAGALSGGERQMVAMARALMPEPSVLLLDEPSAGLSPVRQDEAFLRTRRINKAGVSVVIVEQNARRALQICDRAYVLDQGRNAYSGRGRELMHDPKVIELYLGTLATDVDAARDAEAPPAPRAEPRSGDTAR, translated from the coding sequence GTGACCGAGACCACTGCACCCGTCGTGCACCGCGGCGCCCCGGCCGGGGAGCCGCTCCTGCACGCCGACGACCTCGTCGCCGGCTACCTGCCCGGCGTCAACATCCTCGAGGGCTGCTCCCTCGTCCTGCACCCCGGGGAGCTCGTCGGCATCATCGGCCCCAACGGCGCCGGCAAGTCGACGCTGCTCAAGGCCCTGTTCGGCCTCGTCGGGATCCGGTCGGGGCGCCTGACCCTGCAGGGCGACGACATCACGAACCTGCGCGCCGACGCCCTCGTGCGGCGCGGGGTCGGCTTCGTCCCGCAGTCGAACAACGTCTTCCCCAGCCTGACCATCGAGGAGAACCTCCAGATGGGCGTCTTCCAGACGCCCCAGAAGTTCCACGAGCGTCTTGAGGTCGTGCTGCACCTGTTCCCCGAGCTGGTGAAGCGGCGCAAGCAGCGCGCCGGCGCGCTGTCCGGCGGCGAGCGCCAGATGGTGGCCATGGCGCGTGCGCTCATGCCGGAGCCCTCGGTGCTGCTGCTCGACGAGCCCTCCGCGGGCCTGTCCCCCGTCCGGCAGGACGAGGCGTTCCTGCGCACGCGGCGGATCAACAAGGCCGGGGTGTCGGTCGTCATCGTCGAGCAGAACGCACGCCGGGCCCTGCAGATCTGCGACCGCGCCTACGTGCTGGACCAGGGGCGCAACGCGTACTCCGGCCGCGGGCGGGAGCTCATGCACGACCCCAAGGTGATCGAGCTCTACCTCGGCACGCTGGCCACCGACGTCGACGCGGCGCGGGACGCGGAGGCGCCGCCCGCGCCGCGGGCCGAGCCTCGCTCCGGCGACACCGCGCGCTGA
- a CDS encoding ABC transporter ATP-binding protein: MPAEHVVDQARSDLQQVARTPGVAKPDALLVADGVRRSFGGVNAVDVEHLEVQRHVITALIGPNGAGKTTFFNLMTGFDRPDTGTWLFDGTPLSGVAASRVATAGMVRTFQLTKALARMTVLENMRLGARDQPGENLFTALVKPVWAPRERAITDKAMSLLERFKLDTKKDDFAGSLSGGQRKLLEMARALMSDPALVMLDEPMAGVNPALTQSLLGHITDLRDSGTTVLFVEHDMHMVRHISDWVVVMAQGQVVAEGPPAAVMADQAVIDAYLGAHHDTDLGDDALLEEGGVIDAEAEAEADAEEKKP; this comes from the coding sequence ATGCCCGCTGAGCACGTGGTCGACCAGGCCCGCAGCGACCTCCAGCAGGTCGCACGCACCCCCGGCGTCGCCAAGCCGGACGCCCTGCTCGTCGCGGACGGCGTGCGCCGCAGCTTCGGCGGCGTCAACGCCGTCGACGTCGAGCACCTCGAGGTCCAGCGACACGTCATCACCGCGCTGATCGGCCCGAACGGCGCCGGCAAGACCACCTTCTTCAACCTCATGACGGGCTTCGACCGTCCCGACACCGGCACGTGGCTGTTCGACGGGACGCCGCTCAGCGGGGTCGCCGCCTCCCGCGTCGCCACCGCGGGGATGGTCCGCACGTTCCAGCTGACGAAGGCGCTCGCGCGCATGACGGTGCTCGAGAACATGCGTCTCGGCGCGCGCGACCAGCCCGGGGAGAACCTGTTCACCGCGCTGGTCAAGCCGGTGTGGGCGCCGCGCGAGCGCGCGATCACGGACAAGGCGATGTCGCTGCTCGAACGGTTCAAGCTCGACACCAAGAAGGACGACTTCGCCGGCTCGCTGTCCGGCGGGCAGCGCAAGCTCCTCGAGATGGCGCGTGCGCTCATGTCCGACCCGGCGCTCGTCATGCTCGACGAGCCGATGGCCGGCGTGAACCCGGCCCTGACGCAGTCGCTGCTCGGCCACATCACGGACCTGCGCGACTCCGGCACCACCGTGCTGTTCGTCGAGCACGACATGCACATGGTGCGGCACATCTCGGACTGGGTCGTCGTCATGGCCCAGGGCCAGGTCGTCGCGGAGGGGCCGCCCGCGGCCGTCATGGCCGATCAGGCCGTCATCGACGCCTACCTCGGCGCGCACCACGACACCGACCTCGGTGACGACGCGCTGCTCGAGGAGGGCGGCGTCATCGACGCGGAGGCGGAGGCCGAGGCCGACGCGGAGGAGAAGAAGCCGTGA
- a CDS encoding branched-chain amino acid ABC transporter permease — protein MDFGQLLTNVLTEMTGPTAIAYALAAIGLNIHFGLTGLINMGQAGFMLLGAYGFAISTIAGAPLWLAFLVAIGAAIVFALLLGLPTLKLRGDYLAIVTIAAAEIVRMVGRSTALTDLTGGAEGLTGNSFKSTFQDASPFPDDRWALGPITLSTNASNSWWLRIVGWLVVALACLLVWRLVHSPWGRVLRGIREDEDAVRALGKNVYSYKLQALVLGGVFGALGGVVFVLASSVQADSLGRPVTFNTWTILLLGGAATVFGPVLGSLLFWGSLVFVRGFLRGAVGDVLSVQQVEQIGWVLVGVTLILLIVFRPQGILGDKKELAINAR, from the coding sequence ATGGACTTCGGGCAGCTGCTCACCAACGTCCTCACCGAGATGACCGGGCCGACCGCGATCGCGTACGCGCTCGCGGCGATCGGTCTGAACATCCACTTCGGGCTCACCGGCCTCATCAACATGGGCCAGGCCGGCTTCATGCTGCTCGGCGCGTACGGCTTCGCGATCTCGACGATCGCCGGCGCCCCGCTCTGGCTCGCCTTCCTCGTGGCGATCGGCGCCGCGATCGTCTTCGCGCTCCTGCTCGGGCTCCCGACGCTCAAGCTGCGCGGCGACTACCTGGCCATCGTCACGATCGCGGCCGCCGAGATCGTCCGGATGGTCGGACGCTCGACCGCCCTCACCGACCTCACCGGTGGCGCCGAGGGCCTGACCGGCAACAGCTTCAAGAGCACGTTCCAGGACGCGTCACCGTTCCCCGACGACCGGTGGGCGCTCGGGCCGATCACGCTCTCCACGAACGCGTCGAACAGCTGGTGGCTGCGCATCGTCGGCTGGCTGGTGGTGGCCCTCGCCTGCCTGCTCGTCTGGCGCCTCGTGCACAGCCCGTGGGGTCGTGTCCTGCGCGGTATCCGCGAGGACGAGGACGCCGTGCGCGCGCTCGGCAAGAACGTCTACTCCTACAAGCTGCAGGCCCTCGTGCTCGGCGGTGTGTTCGGCGCCCTCGGCGGTGTCGTCTTCGTGCTCGCCAGCTCCGTCCAGGCCGACTCGCTGGGACGCCCGGTCACGTTCAACACCTGGACGATCCTGCTGCTCGGCGGGGCCGCGACCGTCTTCGGGCCGGTCCTCGGGTCCCTGCTCTTCTGGGGCTCGCTGGTCTTCGTCCGCGGCTTCCTGCGCGGCGCCGTCGGCGACGTGCTCTCGGTCCAGCAGGTCGAGCAGATCGGCTGGGTGCTCGTGGGCGTCACGCTCATCCTGCTCATCGTCTTCCGCCCCCAGGGGATCCTGGGCGACAAGAAGGAGCTGGCGATCAATGCCCGCTGA
- a CDS encoding branched-chain amino acid ABC transporter permease, giving the protein MRALACLDRTVAVRRGGAVLLLLLVLALTTSVVAAPARAAAAPCTPDATTACLNVTVTSPGVGPAAGVTVTVEGGGATAEATTGADGRASVPVTEAGDYTVTVDESTLPAGTVLRDPAANAATVPVVLGRSAGRIFQVVPPGAEGGDSGPAPAATDGGTSQSPGGGGAGTAPADETGEGTEASAGPGTNRYAQLVLAGLVFGILLALASLGANLIYGTTGLSNFAHGELVTLGGMTAFMAVQWWDLPLWLAIVVATTAGALVGWLLNRLIFAPLRRRGVGITQQMIVTIGLALAGLSLFLFVYGAQPAPIVSGISARIQIGPVQISGQSLLSVGVAVVVLAAVALTLSRTRLGRATRAVSDNPALAAATGIKVEAIIGGVWVVSAALASLGGVLLALYLNSTRFNFGSTLLLLMFAAITLGGLGSPLGAVVGAVVIGLVVELSTIVLPSDMRYASALVILILVLLIRPQGILGRAERIG; this is encoded by the coding sequence GTGCGAGCACTCGCATGCCTGGACCGGACCGTCGCCGTGCGGCGCGGAGGGGCAGTTCTCCTGCTCCTCCTCGTGCTCGCCCTGACGACGTCCGTCGTCGCGGCGCCCGCGCGCGCGGCAGCCGCACCGTGCACGCCCGACGCCACCACCGCGTGCCTCAACGTCACCGTGACCTCGCCGGGCGTCGGCCCGGCCGCGGGCGTCACCGTGACCGTCGAGGGCGGCGGGGCGACCGCCGAGGCGACGACCGGCGCCGACGGGCGCGCGTCCGTCCCGGTGACGGAGGCGGGCGACTACACCGTCACCGTCGACGAGTCGACCCTCCCCGCGGGCACGGTCCTGCGCGACCCCGCCGCCAACGCGGCGACCGTCCCGGTCGTGCTCGGGCGCTCGGCGGGGCGGATCTTCCAGGTCGTCCCCCCCGGCGCCGAGGGCGGCGACAGCGGCCCGGCGCCGGCGGCGACCGACGGCGGGACGTCGCAGTCGCCCGGCGGGGGCGGTGCGGGGACCGCACCGGCGGACGAGACGGGCGAGGGCACCGAGGCGAGTGCCGGTCCGGGCACCAACCGCTACGCGCAGCTCGTGCTCGCCGGCCTCGTGTTCGGCATCCTGCTGGCCCTCGCGTCGCTGGGCGCGAACCTCATCTACGGCACGACCGGCCTGTCGAACTTCGCGCACGGCGAGCTCGTCACCCTGGGCGGCATGACGGCGTTCATGGCGGTCCAGTGGTGGGACCTGCCGCTGTGGCTCGCGATCGTGGTGGCGACGACCGCCGGGGCGCTGGTCGGGTGGCTGCTCAACCGGCTGATCTTCGCGCCGCTGCGCCGCCGCGGCGTCGGGATCACGCAGCAGATGATCGTGACGATCGGCCTCGCGCTGGCAGGGCTGTCGCTCTTCCTCTTCGTGTACGGCGCCCAGCCCGCCCCGATCGTCTCCGGCATCTCGGCGCGCATCCAGATCGGCCCCGTGCAGATCTCGGGCCAGTCCCTGCTGTCGGTCGGCGTCGCGGTCGTCGTGCTCGCCGCCGTCGCTCTCACGCTGTCGCGCACGCGGCTGGGACGCGCCACGCGCGCCGTGTCCGACAACCCCGCCCTGGCCGCGGCGACCGGCATCAAGGTCGAGGCGATCATCGGGGGCGTGTGGGTCGTGTCGGCCGCGCTCGCCTCCCTGGGCGGCGTGCTGCTGGCGCTCTACCTCAACTCGACCCGGTTCAACTTCGGGTCGACGCTGCTGCTGCTGATGTTCGCCGCCATCACCCTCGGCGGGCTCGGGTCGCCGCTGGGTGCCGTCGTCGGCGCCGTCGTCATCGGCCTGGTCGTCGAGCTGTCGACCATCGTCCTGCCCAGCGACATGCGTTACGCGAGCGCGCTCGTGATCCTCATCCTCGTCCTGCTCATCCGGCCGCAGGGCATCCTCGGTCGCGCCGAGCGCATCGGCTAG
- a CDS encoding GNAT family N-acetyltransferase yields MRPGIQVRPAQAPDLDALVDLCLEARAEAGVGAQLCSDDRGRLREQLSALGSVEGGAVLVATCDGAPAGLLLCRLMGPGLFTDAAVLALEAVFVRPELRRRGIGHALLAAVTALADEAGAADVYASPLPGARGMQRFLARVGFAPAAAHRHVSTAVLQRRLHQDAGALVGARGAAARGLEDLIERRRRARGRAAAEPPGDVRQARSMSMHVRRAVQTRRPSGSSTTTS; encoded by the coding sequence GTGCGGCCAGGCATCCAGGTCCGTCCGGCACAGGCGCCGGACCTCGACGCGCTCGTCGACCTCTGCCTCGAGGCGCGTGCGGAGGCCGGTGTCGGCGCCCAGCTCTGCAGCGACGACCGCGGCCGGCTGCGCGAGCAGCTGTCCGCCCTCGGCTCCGTCGAGGGCGGCGCCGTCCTCGTCGCGACGTGCGACGGCGCGCCCGCGGGGCTGCTCCTGTGCCGGCTCATGGGGCCGGGACTGTTCACCGACGCCGCCGTGCTCGCCCTGGAGGCGGTGTTCGTGCGCCCGGAGCTGCGGCGCCGCGGCATCGGGCACGCGCTGCTCGCGGCCGTGACGGCGCTGGCCGACGAGGCCGGCGCCGCCGACGTGTACGCCTCGCCGCTGCCCGGTGCGCGGGGCATGCAGCGCTTCCTGGCCCGTGTCGGCTTCGCCCCCGCGGCGGCGCACCGGCACGTCTCGACCGCCGTGCTGCAGCGCCGGCTCCACCAGGACGCCGGCGCCCTGGTGGGTGCGCGCGGCGCGGCGGCCCGCGGGCTGGAGGACCTGATCGAGCGCCGCCGGCGCGCGCGGGGGCGGGCCGCCGCCGAGCCGCCGGGCGACGTCCGTCAGGCCCGGTCGATGAGCATGCACGTCAGGCGCGCCGTGCAGACGCGCCGGCCGTCCGGGTCCTCGACGACGACCTCGTAG
- a CDS encoding PaaI family thioesterase — MSDTAGPAAASPAPASVTPDFPMPAVDGTLLARMGIEVTHVDADGATGTMPVAGNTQPYGLLHGGASAVLAETLGSLAAQAHAGPGRSAVGIELNASHHRSARSGTVTGRATALHRGRSLATYEVVVEDPDGRRVCTARLTCMLIDRA, encoded by the coding sequence ATGTCCGACACCGCCGGTCCCGCCGCCGCCTCCCCCGCTCCCGCCTCCGTCACGCCCGACTTCCCGATGCCGGCCGTCGACGGCACCCTGCTCGCCCGCATGGGCATCGAGGTCACCCACGTCGACGCCGACGGCGCGACCGGCACCATGCCGGTCGCCGGCAACACGCAGCCGTACGGCCTGCTGCACGGCGGCGCGTCCGCCGTCCTCGCCGAGACGCTCGGCTCGCTCGCCGCCCAGGCGCACGCCGGGCCGGGACGCTCCGCCGTGGGCATCGAGCTCAACGCGAGCCACCACCGCTCCGCGCGGTCGGGGACCGTGACCGGGCGCGCGACGGCGCTGCACCGCGGACGGTCGCTCGCGACCTACGAGGTCGTCGTCGAGGACCCGGACGGCCGGCGCGTCTGCACGGCGCGCCTGACGTGCATGCTCATCGACCGGGCCTGA